In the Deltaproteobacteria bacterium genome, one interval contains:
- a CDS encoding hydrogenase: MWSDTLLVLLALSGVLLLGSSRLVRCIRIVAFQGVVLGLLTLAAHQHEFSWRTLGLAVAIAALKGAGFPWLLSRVLRQADVRREVEPFVSYNLSLLAGTMALPVSLWLSARLPLPTPPISALVVPVALFTTLAGLLLIVSRRTALTQVLGYLVLENGVYAFGVGLVEGTPMVVELGILLDVFVAVFVMGIAIFHINREFDHIDADQLAALHDWTS; this comes from the coding sequence ATGTGGAGCGATACCCTGTTGGTGCTGCTGGCGCTCAGTGGCGTGTTGTTGCTGGGCTCCAGCCGGCTGGTGCGCTGCATTCGGATTGTGGCGTTTCAGGGCGTCGTGCTCGGGTTGCTGACACTGGCGGCGCATCAGCACGAGTTCTCGTGGCGCACGCTCGGCCTGGCGGTGGCGATCGCGGCGTTGAAGGGCGCCGGCTTCCCCTGGCTGCTGTCGCGGGTGCTGCGTCAAGCCGACGTCCGCCGCGAGGTCGAGCCGTTCGTGAGCTACAACCTGTCGCTGTTGGCCGGCACCATGGCACTGCCGGTGTCATTGTGGCTGAGCGCGCGGTTGCCGCTGCCGACGCCGCCGATCTCGGCGCTGGTGGTACCGGTGGCGCTGTTCACCACGCTGGCCGGCCTGCTTCTGATCGTCAGCCGGCGCACGGCCCTGACCCAGGTGCTGGGATACTTGGTGCTCGAGAACGGCGTCTACGCCTTCGGCGTCGGCCTGGTGGAAGGCACGCCGATGGTGGTGGAGCTGGGGATCCTGCTCGACGTCTTCGTCGCGGTGTTCGTGATGGGCATCGCCATCTTCCACATCAACCGCGAGTTCGACCACATTGATGCCGATCAGCTGGCGGCTCTGCACGACTGGACCTCATGA
- a CDS encoding NADH dehydrogenase FAD-containing subunit — MIAALLLVPALAGIAAYFVRADAARRVLLLLVAALHTGLTAAAWFHQPAAALGGWLQLDAAGRLFLSITTVLFLAAALYAAGYLSRESRGAQRDFEEGLLFDNAPEAVFTACLLLFLAAMTLVTTSHRFGLLWVAIEATTLASAPLIYFHRHHRSLEATWKYLLICSVGIALALLGNFFLAVAASNPGGTPVPLVLDDLMREAPRLHLPWLKAALLLLLVGYGTKMGLAPLHTWLPDAHSEAPSLASALLSGALLNCAFLGILRVQQVCAAAGQAAFGQELLVGFGLLSMTVAAVFIIEQADYKRMLAYSSVEHMGILALGVGLGGAATFGALLHAVNHSLTKGMLFLLAGNILAAYRTKATTQVRGVLRVLPASGGLWVMGLFAITGSPPFGPFLSEFTILKAALDHGRNLVALAYLALLAVVFLGMMTVMLRMAQGAPEAAEPGGAAAPEPLLAVAPPAALALLVIILGLYVPGFMRAAIEQAARALG; from the coding sequence ATGATCGCCGCCCTGCTCCTGGTGCCGGCGCTCGCCGGTATCGCCGCCTACTTCGTGCGCGCCGACGCCGCCCGCCGCGTCTTGCTGCTGTTGGTGGCCGCGCTGCACACCGGGCTGACGGCGGCGGCATGGTTTCACCAACCGGCGGCCGCGCTCGGCGGCTGGTTGCAGCTCGACGCCGCCGGCCGGCTCTTCCTTTCGATCACCACCGTGCTGTTCCTGGCCGCGGCGCTCTATGCCGCCGGCTACCTCAGCCGCGAGAGCCGTGGGGCCCAGCGTGACTTCGAAGAAGGGCTACTGTTCGACAACGCTCCGGAGGCCGTGTTCACTGCCTGTTTGCTGCTGTTTCTGGCGGCGATGACGCTGGTCACCACCAGCCACCGGTTCGGCTTGCTCTGGGTGGCAATCGAAGCCACCACCTTGGCGAGCGCGCCGCTGATCTACTTCCACCGCCACCACCGTTCGCTCGAAGCCACTTGGAAGTACCTGCTGATTTGCTCGGTGGGCATTGCGCTGGCGCTGCTCGGCAACTTCTTCCTTGCGGTGGCGGCCTCCAATCCGGGCGGGACGCCGGTGCCGTTGGTGCTCGACGACTTGATGCGCGAGGCCCCGCGGCTGCACCTGCCGTGGCTCAAGGCGGCCTTGCTGTTGCTGCTGGTCGGCTACGGCACCAAGATGGGTCTGGCACCGCTGCACACGTGGTTACCCGATGCCCACAGCGAGGCGCCCTCGCTGGCCTCGGCGCTGTTGTCGGGGGCGCTGCTGAACTGCGCCTTTCTCGGCATCCTGCGAGTGCAGCAAGTCTGCGCCGCCGCGGGTCAGGCGGCGTTCGGCCAGGAGCTGCTGGTCGGCTTCGGCCTGTTGTCGATGACGGTGGCCGCCGTCTTCATCATCGAGCAGGCCGACTACAAGCGGATGCTGGCGTATTCCAGCGTCGAGCACATGGGCATTCTCGCCCTCGGTGTCGGACTGGGCGGGGCGGCCACCTTCGGCGCGCTGCTCCATGCGGTCAACCATTCGCTCACCAAGGGCATGCTGTTCCTGCTGGCCGGCAACATCCTGGCGGCCTATCGGACCAAGGCGACGACGCAGGTGCGCGGCGTGCTCCGGGTGCTGCCGGCATCGGGTGGGCTGTGGGTGATGGGGTTGTTCGCCATCACCGGCTCGCCGCCGTTCGGGCCGTTTCTGAGTGAGTTCACCATTTTGAAAGCCGCACTGGACCACGGGCGCAACCTGGTGGCGCTGGCATATCTGGCGCTGCTAGCGGTGGTCTTCCTGGGCATGATGACGGTGATGTTGCGCATGGCGCAGGGGGCGCCGGAAGCAGCGGAGCCGGGCGGTGCGGCGGCGCCGGAGCCGCTGCTGGCGGTCGCGCCGCCGGCGGCGCTGGCACTGCTGGTGATCATTCTCGGCCTCTACGTTCCGGGCTTCATGCGGGCCGCGATCGAGCAGGCGGCGCGCGCGCTCGGGTGA